In a genomic window of Gadus macrocephalus chromosome 9, ASM3116895v1:
- the hyal4 gene encoding hyaluronidase-4 has protein sequence MAVAGPGWAPVVWALGCSWLLVLHVSSAEKPAKLPLLGRKPFISAWNAPLDVCAGKYNVSPDIEHLFHIQGSPRRSHTGQSVTIFYANRLGRYPYYTEQGAAVQGGLPQNCSLDLHLLQARRDILHFLPAEDFRGLAVIDWEYWRPQWSRNWHRKDVYRRRSRELVAEEYANATAEQVEELARKRFEKRARAFMQTTVQLGLSLRPQALWGFYLYPDCHNYNVLQDDYAGRCPLPERQRNDELQWLWNSSAALFPSVAIRKSQSNSMSNLHFSNHRIREALRVAGLTSRDYELPTYVYLRLGYRDDALAFLTNRDLIHTVGESAALGAAGFVIWGDLNLTSSKFNCSKVTSFVSTRLGRYIANVTHAAQVCSDFLCQSNGRCVRRDPLARHYLHLSPLSYALHPAAGGGFVAAGSPSSHDQALLAKRFRCHCYQGNAGARCDSLNLLDEGEEKEERKGEQEVTEEERRRLDWEAEQCEEESLAPPTGSHLGLTLWLLLVHLALVWIAL, from the exons ATGGCTGTAGCGGGGCCCGGTTGGGCCCCTGTGGTGTGGGCCCTGGGCTGCTCCtggctcctcgtcctccacgtCTCCTCCGCCGAGAAGCCCGCCAAACTGCCGCTGCTCGGCCGCAAGCCCTTCATCTCCGCGTGGAACGCCCCCCTGGACGTGTGCGCCGGCAAGTACAACGTCAGCCCCGACATCGAGCACCTCTTCCACATCCAGGGCAGCCCCCGGCGCTCCCACACCGGCCAGAGCGTCACCATCTTCTACGCCAACCGCCTGGGCCGCTACCCCTACTACACCGAGCAGGGCGCGGCCGTGCAGGGGGGCCTTCCGCAGAACTGCAGCCTGGACCTGCACCTCCTGCAGGCCCGGCGGGACATCCTGCACTTCCTGCCCGCCGAGGACTTCCGGGGCCTGGCCGTCATCGACTGGGAGTACTGGCGGCCCCAGTGGAGCCGCAACTGGCACCGCAAGGACGTGTACCGCCGGCGGTCGCGGGAGCTGGTGGCCGAGGAGTACGCCAACGCCACggcggagcaggtggaggagctggcgcGGAAACGCTTTGAGAAACGGGCGCGGGCGTTCATGCAGACGACGGTCCAGCTGGGGCTGAGCCTGCGGCCCCAGGCCCTGTGGGGCTTCTACCTCTACCCCGACTGCCACAACTACAACGTGCTGCAGGACGACTACGCGggccgctgcccgctgcccgagaGGCAGCGCAACGACGAGCTGCAGTGGCTGTGGAACAGCAGCGCGGCGCTCTTCCCCTCCGTGGCCATCAGGAAGAGCCAGAGCAACAGCATGAGCAACCTCCACTTCTCCAACCACCGCATCCGCGAGGCGCTGCGCGTGGCCGGCCTCACCTCCCGGGACTACGAGCTGCCCACCTACGTGTACCTGAGGCTGGGTTACCGCGACGACGCCCTCGCCTTCCTCACCAAC AGAGACCTGATCCACACCGTGGGGGAGAGCGCCGCCCTGGGGGCCGCAGGCTTTGTCATCTGGGGCGACCTGAACCTCACCTCCTCCAAG TTCAACTGCTCCAAGGTGACCTCCTTCGTGAGCACGCGTCTGGGGCGCTACATCGCCAACGTGACGCACGCCGCCCAGGTCTGCAGTGACTTCCTGTGTCAGAGCAACGGGCGCTGTGTGCGCCGCGACCCCCTGGCCCGCCACTACCTCCATCTAAGCCCTCTCAGCTACGCCCTCCACCCCGCAGCCGGCGGGGGCTTCGTCGCCGCGGGCTCGCCGTCGTCACATGACCAGGCGCTGCTCGCCAAGCGCTTCCGCTGCCACTGCTACCAGGGTAACGCCGGGGCCCGCTGCGACAGCCTGAACCTCctggatgagggggaggagaaggaggagaggaagggggagcaggaggtcacagaggaggagaggcggaggTTGGACTGGGAGGCGGAGCAGTGCGAGGAGGAAAGCCTGGCCCCTCCCAcaggcagccatcttggcttGACTCTATGGCTCCTCCTGGTTCACCTGGCGTTAGTCTGGATAGCGCTGTGA